One window of the Streptomyces sp. NBC_00259 genome contains the following:
- a CDS encoding alpha-L-fucosidase, whose amino-acid sequence MPMQPWFSDAKLGIFLHYGIYAVDGVPESWSFYRGDVPHDRYMKQLDGFTASRYDPGAWADLFLRAGARYAVLTARHHDGVALWDTAHGELDVVRRTPAGRDLVGPYAAALRERGLKVGLYYSHSDWNHPDYASVVHPEPPNEDVRTNRFVVPADGVEDPGAWSRFLAYRNGQVAELVDRFRPDLLWFDGEWERSEEQWRMGELARQILVGNPETVLNARMLSHGDYATPEQGVPLLPPDGPWELCLTVNDSWGFQHQDHNHKSVRQLVRYFTETIGAGGNLLLDVGPREDGTIPAEQVERLEGLGAWIARHEEAVYGTVAGLPAGHHYGPSTLSADRRTLYLVCFDTPRESVSLRGLRNRVGRVRVVGTGTELAHRVTGGLGDVPGVLWIDAPQAVDVDEQATVLAVELDGELDLYRGTGRD is encoded by the coding sequence ATGCCCATGCAGCCATGGTTCTCCGACGCCAAGCTCGGAATCTTCCTCCACTACGGCATCTACGCGGTCGACGGCGTACCCGAGTCCTGGTCCTTCTACCGGGGCGACGTCCCGCACGACCGGTACATGAAGCAGCTCGACGGATTCACCGCGTCGCGCTACGACCCCGGCGCGTGGGCGGACCTGTTCCTCCGCGCCGGGGCACGGTACGCCGTGCTGACCGCACGTCACCACGACGGCGTCGCCCTGTGGGACACCGCGCACGGCGAGCTGGACGTCGTACGGCGCACGCCGGCCGGCCGCGATCTCGTCGGCCCGTACGCCGCCGCCCTGCGGGAGCGGGGTCTCAAGGTCGGCCTGTACTACTCGCACTCGGACTGGAACCACCCGGACTACGCGAGCGTGGTCCACCCGGAGCCGCCCAACGAGGACGTGCGGACCAACCGTTTCGTGGTTCCCGCGGACGGCGTCGAGGACCCCGGGGCCTGGTCCCGCTTCCTCGCCTACCGCAACGGGCAGGTGGCCGAACTCGTCGACCGTTTCCGCCCGGACCTGCTGTGGTTCGACGGGGAGTGGGAGCGCAGCGAGGAGCAGTGGCGGATGGGGGAGCTCGCACGGCAGATCCTCGTGGGCAACCCGGAGACCGTGCTCAACGCGCGCATGCTCAGCCACGGCGACTACGCCACTCCCGAGCAGGGCGTGCCGCTGCTGCCGCCGGACGGGCCGTGGGAGCTGTGCCTGACCGTCAACGACTCCTGGGGCTTCCAGCACCAGGACCACAACCACAAGTCGGTGCGGCAGCTGGTGCGCTACTTCACCGAGACGATCGGCGCGGGCGGCAATCTGCTCCTCGACGTCGGCCCGCGCGAGGACGGCACGATCCCGGCCGAGCAGGTCGAACGGCTCGAAGGGCTCGGGGCCTGGATCGCCCGGCACGAGGAGGCCGTGTACGGCACGGTCGCCGGGCTGCCGGCCGGCCACCACTACGGTCCGAGCACCCTGTCCGCCGACCGCCGCACGCTGTATCTGGTCTGCTTCGACACTCCGCGCGAGTCGGTCTCCCTGCGCGGACTGCGCAACCGGGTGGGGCGGGTACGGGTGGTGGGCACGGGCACGGAACTGGCGCACCGTGTCACCGGCGGGCTCGGCGACGTACCCGGTGTGCTGTGGATCGACGCTCCGCAAGCGGTTGACGTCGACGAACAGGCCACCGTGCTGGCCGTCGAACTAGACGGCGAACTCGACCTCTACCGGGGCACCGGCCGCGACTGA
- a CDS encoding helix-turn-helix transcriptional regulator: MTESHWTVPGRAVAVRLDEPPKVAALGVGVHGTASDVDVFRLPGLWQLHLYRYTAELTVDGAVHTIRPGHVGLVPPGAVVRYRYRGRSEHLYVHLDLPGTGEVREVPVLQDAGALTPVLSELLQGAIAIAPRSPRRADAEVWGALWRVAELAEPVVGAPRPHASAAAAIAYIESNLAGRLTVTDVARAARVSHNHLIRLFRAETGGTVVGYIRRRRMERARHLLCESTLSIPAIAAAVGVADLQAFNKACRRELGASPRAIRAGG; this comes from the coding sequence GTGACGGAGAGTCATTGGACGGTGCCGGGGCGGGCCGTGGCGGTACGGCTCGACGAGCCGCCGAAGGTGGCGGCGCTCGGGGTCGGCGTGCACGGGACCGCGAGCGATGTCGACGTGTTCCGGCTCCCCGGACTGTGGCAGCTACATCTGTACCGGTACACCGCCGAACTCACCGTCGACGGCGCCGTCCACACGATCCGGCCGGGCCACGTCGGTCTCGTTCCGCCCGGTGCCGTGGTGCGCTACCGCTACCGCGGCAGGTCCGAGCACCTGTACGTGCATCTGGACCTGCCCGGCACCGGTGAGGTGCGGGAGGTTCCCGTGCTCCAGGACGCGGGGGCGCTGACCCCGGTGCTGTCGGAGCTGCTGCAGGGCGCCATCGCCATCGCGCCGCGCAGCCCTCGCCGTGCGGACGCCGAGGTGTGGGGCGCGCTGTGGCGGGTCGCGGAACTGGCCGAGCCCGTCGTGGGCGCTCCCCGGCCGCACGCGTCCGCCGCGGCGGCCATCGCGTACATCGAGTCGAATCTCGCCGGGCGGCTCACGGTGACCGACGTGGCCCGGGCGGCCAGGGTGTCGCACAACCACCTCATCCGGCTGTTCCGTGCCGAGACCGGCGGCACGGTCGTGGGCTACATCCGCCGCCGCAGGATGGAGCGGGCGCGGCATCTGCTGTGTGAGTCGACGCTGTCCATTCCCGCGATCGCGGCGGCCGTCGGCGTGGCGGACCTGCAGGCGTTCAACAAGGCGTGCCGGCGCGAACTGGGCGCGTCCCCGCGCGCGATCCGCGCCGGCGGCTGA